Proteins encoded together in one Micromonospora kangleipakensis window:
- a CDS encoding histidine phosphatase family protein: MSETVVHVLRHGEVYNPEGVLYGRLPGFRLSELGVQMAKAAAQGLAERNVVHVVASPLERAQQTAEPIAAQFGLPVGVDERLIESANWFEGKKVSPGDGSFRDPRNWWVLRDPVTPSWGEAYQAIAERMFAALHAARVAAEGREAVLVSHQLPIWTLRRYVERKRLWHDPRKRQCGLASLTSFHFDGAKVVGIGYSEPAAHLVAISATARTAKGA; this comes from the coding sequence GTGAGCGAGACGGTGGTCCACGTGCTGCGGCACGGCGAGGTGTACAACCCGGAGGGCGTCCTCTACGGCCGGCTGCCCGGTTTCCGCCTCTCCGAGCTGGGCGTCCAGATGGCCAAGGCCGCCGCGCAGGGGCTCGCCGAGCGCAACGTGGTGCATGTGGTGGCCAGCCCGCTGGAGCGCGCCCAGCAGACCGCCGAGCCGATCGCGGCGCAGTTCGGCCTCCCCGTCGGGGTGGACGAGCGGCTGATCGAGAGCGCCAACTGGTTCGAGGGCAAGAAGGTCTCCCCGGGCGACGGCTCGTTCCGCGACCCGCGCAACTGGTGGGTGCTGCGCGACCCGGTCACCCCGTCCTGGGGCGAGGCGTACCAGGCCATCGCCGAGCGGATGTTCGCCGCCCTGCACGCCGCCCGGGTCGCCGCCGAGGGGCGCGAGGCCGTGCTGGTCTCCCACCAGCTGCCGATCTGGACGCTGCGCCGGTACGTCGAGCGCAAGCGGCTCTGGCACGACCCCCGCAAGCGGCAGTGCGGGCTGGCCAGCCTCACCTCGTTCCACTTCGACGGCGCCAAGGTCGTCGGCATCGGCTACTCCGAGCCGGCGGCCCACCTGGTCGCGATCTCGGCGACCGCCCGGACGGCCAAGGGGGCCTGA
- a CDS encoding TlpA family protein disulfide reductase, whose translation MRSRRPVAALLAAVALATALVGCSAGSEESKCADKAGIIECAPDQRSAAPKIAGELLAGGNYDVAQARGQVVVLNFWGSWCAPCRAEADDLEATYQATKASGVAFLGINVQDSKDKAVAFEEGRVTYPSLFDPASRLALALDIPPNTIPATVVLDRDGRIATVIRAAVTQDGLRPVVERIAAEQAASGNR comes from the coding sequence ATGCGTTCCCGGAGGCCCGTCGCCGCCCTGCTCGCCGCCGTCGCCCTCGCGACGGCGCTGGTCGGCTGCTCCGCCGGCAGCGAGGAGAGTAAGTGCGCCGACAAGGCCGGCATCATCGAGTGCGCCCCGGACCAGCGGTCGGCGGCCCCGAAGATCGCCGGTGAGCTGCTCGCCGGCGGCAACTACGACGTCGCGCAGGCCCGCGGCCAGGTGGTGGTGCTCAACTTCTGGGGCTCCTGGTGCGCGCCCTGCCGGGCCGAGGCCGACGATCTCGAGGCCACCTACCAGGCCACCAAGGCCTCCGGGGTGGCCTTCCTCGGCATCAACGTGCAGGACAGCAAGGACAAGGCGGTCGCGTTCGAGGAGGGCCGGGTCACCTACCCGAGCCTCTTCGACCCGGCCAGCCGGCTCGCGCTGGCCCTGGACATTCCGCCGAACACCATCCCGGCCACCGTGGTCCTGGACCGGGACGGCCGGATCGCCACGGTGATCCGGGCCGCGGTCACCCAGGACGGCCTGCGCCCCGTCGTCGAGCGGATCGCCGCCGAGCAAGCGGCCTCCGGAAACCGCTGA
- a CDS encoding cytochrome c biogenesis CcdA family protein, whose product MGETFRELAQSGPLLLAIGAAALAGLVSFLSPCVLPLMPGYLSYVTGLAGADLEGRARTEPAPAGGDAPTGGGVAVATGGVAVAARPAAAVKGRVLAGTLLFIAGFTAVFTATAILFSGVGRVFFEHERALEIVIGGLVVVLGLGYLGLVPGMQREFRIHRLPAAGLLGAPVLGAVFALSWMPCTGPTLGAVLGMAAVEGKSDRAVLLAVAYCLGLGVPFVVFGLGFHRLLGVFRAVRRNSRWVTRIGGALLILIGLALVTGGWQNFVIWLQTHVGVGEVSI is encoded by the coding sequence ATGGGCGAGACGTTCCGAGAGCTCGCGCAGTCCGGGCCGCTGCTGCTGGCGATCGGCGCGGCGGCGCTCGCCGGGCTGGTCAGCTTCCTCAGCCCGTGCGTCCTGCCGCTGATGCCGGGCTACCTGTCGTACGTCACCGGCCTGGCCGGCGCCGACCTCGAGGGCCGGGCGCGGACCGAACCGGCGCCGGCCGGCGGGGACGCCCCGACCGGCGGCGGGGTCGCCGTGGCGACCGGCGGGGTGGCCGTCGCGGCCCGTCCGGCGGCCGCGGTCAAGGGGCGGGTGCTCGCCGGGACGCTGCTCTTCATCGCCGGCTTCACCGCCGTCTTCACCGCCACCGCGATCCTCTTCTCCGGCGTCGGCCGGGTCTTCTTCGAGCACGAGCGCGCGCTGGAGATCGTCATCGGCGGGCTGGTCGTGGTGCTCGGGCTCGGCTACCTCGGCCTGGTGCCGGGAATGCAGCGCGAGTTCCGGATCCACCGGCTGCCCGCCGCCGGGCTGCTCGGCGCCCCGGTCCTCGGCGCGGTCTTCGCGCTGAGCTGGATGCCGTGCACCGGCCCCACGCTCGGCGCGGTGCTCGGCATGGCCGCCGTGGAGGGGAAGAGCGACCGGGCGGTGCTGCTCGCCGTGGCGTACTGCCTCGGGCTGGGGGTACCGTTCGTCGTCTTCGGGCTCGGCTTCCACCGCCTGCTCGGGGTCTTCCGCGCCGTCCGGCGCAACAGCCGCTGGGTGACCCGGATCGGCGGCGCCCTGCTGATCCTGATCGGCCTGGCGCTGGTCACCGGCGGCTGGCAGAACTTCGTGATCTGGCTGCAGACGCACGTCGGCGTGGGCGAGGTGAGCATCTGA
- the resB gene encoding cytochrome c biogenesis protein ResB, translated as MTTVDDRPATPPAEAPRRRVNPVVALLRNSWRQLTSMRTALILLFLLAVAAIPGSVLPQRGVNPENVNQYFLDHPDLAPKLDRIGAFAVFGSIWFSAIYLLLFTSLVGCVLPRMRDHLRALRSRPPAAPKRLERLPQHAVLEAPAAADPAAIAAVLRRRRWRVEVRGNEVSAEKGYLKETGNLLFHTSLVAVLLGVALGSWYGWHGNRLLVAGAENAFCNTRQQYSEASLGPRVDSADLPPFCLTLDDFDARFLPSGQPASYRATVTVDEPDGSKRTAGFSVNSPLRLGSANVYLLGHGYAPILRYTDRYGRSQTSTVPFLATGDANLTSEGVAAFPDANVDPKTGKRAADQQVAFDGLYLPTAPDTAPFVASQYPTERNPAVVLVAYRGNLGLDAGIPGSVYKLDQGQVANGKLKQVGDKKLGVGEKWTLDDGSTLEFVGTKPYVTLSIRYAPGQTLMLGACVVLLTGLMGSLFGRRRRVWFRVTPPGSGSPTSGSSLVEAGGLPRTEHPGFADEFAQLVAAVSADERGDERAREGVE; from the coding sequence ATGACGACCGTGGACGACCGGCCGGCGACGCCGCCCGCCGAGGCGCCCCGGCGGCGGGTCAACCCGGTGGTCGCCCTGCTGCGCAACTCCTGGCGGCAGCTGACCAGCATGCGTACCGCGCTGATCCTGCTCTTCCTGCTCGCGGTCGCCGCCATCCCCGGCTCGGTGCTGCCCCAGCGCGGGGTCAACCCGGAGAACGTCAACCAGTACTTCCTCGACCACCCGGACCTGGCCCCGAAGCTCGACCGGATCGGCGCCTTCGCGGTCTTCGGCTCGATCTGGTTCTCGGCGATCTACCTGCTGCTCTTCACCTCGCTGGTCGGCTGCGTCCTGCCCCGGATGCGGGACCATTTGCGGGCGCTGCGCTCCCGGCCGCCGGCCGCCCCGAAGCGGCTGGAGCGGCTGCCCCAGCACGCGGTGCTGGAGGCCCCCGCCGCCGCCGACCCGGCGGCCATCGCCGCCGTGCTGCGCCGCCGCCGCTGGCGGGTCGAGGTCCGCGGCAACGAGGTCTCCGCCGAGAAGGGCTACCTCAAGGAGACCGGCAACCTGCTCTTCCACACCTCGCTGGTCGCCGTGCTGCTCGGGGTCGCGCTCGGCTCCTGGTACGGCTGGCACGGCAACCGGCTGCTGGTGGCCGGCGCGGAGAACGCCTTCTGCAACACCCGCCAGCAGTACAGCGAGGCCTCGCTCGGCCCGCGCGTGGACAGCGCCGACCTGCCGCCGTTCTGCCTCACCCTGGACGACTTCGACGCGAGGTTCCTCCCGTCCGGCCAGCCGGCGAGCTACCGGGCCACGGTAACTGTGGACGAGCCGGACGGGTCGAAGCGGACCGCCGGCTTCTCGGTCAACTCGCCGCTGCGGCTCGGCTCGGCGAACGTCTACCTGCTCGGCCACGGGTACGCCCCGATCCTGAGGTACACCGACCGGTACGGCCGCAGCCAGACCAGCACCGTGCCGTTCCTCGCCACCGGCGACGCCAATCTCACCAGCGAGGGCGTGGCCGCCTTCCCGGACGCCAACGTCGACCCGAAGACCGGCAAGCGGGCCGCCGACCAGCAGGTCGCCTTCGACGGGCTCTACCTGCCGACCGCCCCGGACACCGCGCCCTTCGTCGCATCGCAGTACCCGACCGAGCGGAACCCGGCGGTGGTGCTCGTCGCGTACCGGGGCAACCTCGGGCTGGACGCCGGCATCCCCGGGTCGGTCTACAAGCTCGACCAGGGGCAGGTCGCCAACGGCAAGCTCAAGCAGGTCGGCGACAAGAAGCTCGGCGTCGGCGAGAAGTGGACCCTGGACGACGGCAGCACGCTGGAGTTCGTCGGGACGAAGCCGTACGTCACCCTCTCCATCCGGTACGCCCCGGGGCAGACGCTGATGCTCGGCGCCTGCGTGGTGCTGCTCACCGGCCTGATGGGTTCCCTCTTCGGCCGGCGGCGGCGGGTCTGGTTCCGGGTGACGCCCCCCGGCAGTGGATCTCCGACGAGCGGTAGTAGCTTGGTGGAGGCCGGTGGGCTGCCGCGCACCGAACATCCAGGGTTCGCCGACGAGTTCGCCCAGTTGGTCGCCGCGGTCAGCGCCGACGAGCGGGGCGACGAGCGGGCGCGAGAAGGAGTCGAGTGA
- the ccsB gene encoding c-type cytochrome biogenesis protein CcsB produces MSALSDQLVTFAILAYLVAMISHAVEYALGNARAVPARAAAPARELVGAGVGGTGGTVEAPAAPAETRPDRSAQRALVAGRIAGWVTALAAALHLGALVTRGLAAERMPWGNMYEFVLTVTFIGTAAWLAVLWKRPALRRLGLFLTLVMVLLLAFAELKLYVQVTPLMPALQSYWFVIHVSTIVFASGIFLLGVVPAAAYLMRAGWEQGRRSFPYTLARRLPAAAGLERMTFALHAFAFPIFTFAVIAGAIWAEAAWGRAWGWDPKETWAFISWVVYAGYLHARATPSIKRNVATWIAILGFLTMLMNLFGVNFFFTGLHSYAGVS; encoded by the coding sequence ATGTCCGCACTCTCCGACCAGCTGGTGACCTTCGCGATCCTGGCGTACCTGGTCGCGATGATCAGCCACGCCGTCGAGTACGCGCTCGGCAACGCCCGCGCGGTGCCGGCGAGGGCCGCCGCCCCGGCCCGGGAGCTGGTCGGCGCGGGCGTCGGCGGCACCGGCGGGACCGTCGAGGCCCCCGCCGCCCCGGCCGAGACCCGGCCCGACCGGTCGGCGCAGCGGGCCCTCGTGGCCGGTCGGATCGCCGGCTGGGTCACCGCGCTCGCCGCCGCGCTCCACCTCGGGGCGCTGGTCACCCGGGGGCTCGCCGCCGAGCGCATGCCCTGGGGCAACATGTACGAGTTCGTGCTGACGGTCACCTTCATCGGGACCGCGGCCTGGCTGGCGGTGCTCTGGAAGCGCCCCGCGCTGCGCCGGCTCGGGCTCTTCCTGACCCTGGTCATGGTGCTGCTGCTGGCCTTCGCCGAGCTGAAGCTCTACGTCCAGGTCACGCCGCTGATGCCGGCGCTCCAGTCGTACTGGTTCGTCATCCACGTGTCGACGATCGTCTTCGCCTCCGGCATCTTCCTGCTGGGTGTGGTGCCGGCGGCGGCGTACCTGATGCGGGCCGGCTGGGAGCAGGGGCGGCGCAGCTTCCCGTACACCCTGGCCCGCCGGCTGCCCGCGGCGGCCGGGCTGGAGCGGATGACCTTCGCGCTGCACGCCTTCGCGTTCCCGATCTTCACCTTCGCGGTGATCGCCGGGGCGATCTGGGCCGAGGCGGCCTGGGGCCGGGCGTGGGGCTGGGACCCGAAGGAGACCTGGGCGTTCATCTCCTGGGTGGTCTACGCCGGTTACCTGCACGCCCGGGCCACCCCGAGCATCAAGCGGAACGTGGCCACCTGGATCGCCATCCTGGGCTTCCTGACCATGCTGATGAACCTGTTCGGGGTGAACTTCTTCTTCACCGGCCTGCACTCGTACGCCGGCGTCAGCTGA
- a CDS encoding MarR family winged helix-turn-helix transcriptional regulator encodes MATPDRPGFVLPLLLLAGFRTLIDDLHAELARQGHPELRPAHGFVLQAVGPDGTTASELGQRLGVSKQAAGKTVDRLVALGYLERADDPADARRKLVRMTERGVDGLRRSAVVFDELRDRWSATLGPERVAAMEDDLRAVASADFFRLDVPGWFGA; translated from the coding sequence ATGGCAACACCTGACCGCCCCGGCTTCGTGCTGCCCCTGCTGCTGCTGGCTGGCTTCCGCACGCTCATCGACGACCTGCACGCCGAGCTGGCCCGGCAGGGGCACCCGGAGCTACGACCCGCGCACGGCTTCGTCCTCCAGGCCGTCGGCCCGGACGGCACCACCGCCTCCGAGCTGGGCCAGCGCCTCGGCGTCTCCAAGCAGGCGGCCGGCAAGACGGTGGACCGGCTGGTCGCCCTCGGCTACCTGGAACGCGCCGACGACCCCGCCGACGCCCGACGCAAGCTGGTCCGGATGACGGAGCGCGGGGTGGACGGGCTGCGCCGCTCGGCGGTCGTCTTCGACGAGCTGCGCGACCGCTGGTCGGCGACGCTGGGCCCCGAGCGCGTCGCCGCGATGGAGGACGACCTGCGCGCGGTCGCCTCGGCCGACTTCTTCCGCCTCGACGTCCCCGGCTGGTTCGGCGCCTGA
- a CDS encoding carboxymuconolactone decarboxylase family protein, whose product MSRPVFTVHTPDTAPAAARPTMAGIHRKLGHLPTGVGLMSESPELLKGFLTAAATFESTDLDPVAREVVVLTVATRNECHICVAMHTATLERHGGAPELIAALRDGTEPPDARLAALRRFTLAVLDHRGAVPDDELAAFLDAGWQPRHALDVVLGVGTYTISTFANRLTDAPLDPPLAAYAWQPAG is encoded by the coding sequence ATGTCCCGACCGGTCTTCACCGTCCACACGCCCGACACCGCGCCCGCCGCCGCGCGTCCGACCATGGCCGGCATCCACCGCAAACTCGGCCACCTGCCCACCGGCGTCGGCCTGATGTCGGAGTCCCCCGAGCTGCTCAAGGGCTTCCTCACCGCCGCCGCCACCTTCGAGTCCACCGACCTCGACCCGGTCGCCCGGGAGGTGGTCGTGCTCACCGTCGCCACCCGGAACGAATGCCACATCTGCGTGGCGATGCACACCGCCACGCTGGAGCGACACGGCGGCGCCCCGGAGCTGATCGCCGCCCTGCGCGACGGGACCGAGCCGCCCGACGCCCGGCTCGCGGCGCTGCGCCGGTTCACCCTGGCCGTCCTCGACCACCGGGGCGCCGTCCCGGACGACGAGCTGGCCGCCTTCCTCGACGCCGGCTGGCAGCCCCGGCACGCCCTCGACGTGGTGCTCGGCGTCGGGACCTACACCATCTCGACCTTCGCGAACCGGCTCACCGACGCGCCGCTCGACCCGCCGCTGGCCGCGTACGCCTGGCAGCCGGCCGGGTGA
- a CDS encoding alpha/beta fold hydrolase, with translation MGEGRLPAGFAEQRAQVGEITLNYLRGGDGPPLVLLHGYPQCWHMWRHLLPELGRSFEVVAPDLRGFGDSDTPAGGYDKKTVAADLHGLLTGLGLTGDIRLVGHDLGTMVAYAYAAAHPDVVSRLVLTEAPIPDESIYAFPALTAAGPAVWNFGFFSLTNGLPEQLITGRETLWVDRFTDSIMVNKGSIGPDDVEEYARHLREPDHLRASFDWFRAFGQDVADNAAYRSTKLPMPVLAVGARASLGEQVAAQVRGYADTVTGEVVEDCGHWLFEERPAELAALLLPFLRG, from the coding sequence ATGGGCGAGGGACGGCTCCCGGCGGGGTTCGCCGAGCAGCGGGCGCAGGTCGGCGAGATCACGCTGAACTACCTGCGGGGCGGCGACGGTCCCCCGCTGGTGCTGCTGCACGGCTATCCGCAGTGCTGGCACATGTGGCGGCACCTGCTGCCCGAGCTGGGGCGCTCGTTCGAGGTGGTCGCGCCGGACCTGCGCGGCTTTGGCGACAGCGACACCCCGGCCGGCGGGTACGACAAGAAGACAGTCGCCGCCGACCTGCACGGCCTGCTCACCGGGCTCGGCCTGACCGGCGACATCCGGCTGGTCGGCCACGACCTGGGCACCATGGTCGCGTACGCCTACGCCGCCGCCCATCCCGACGTGGTGTCCCGGCTGGTGCTCACCGAGGCGCCCATCCCGGACGAGAGCATCTACGCCTTCCCGGCCCTGACGGCCGCCGGGCCGGCGGTGTGGAACTTCGGCTTCTTCAGCCTGACCAACGGCCTGCCGGAGCAGCTGATCACCGGCCGGGAGACGCTCTGGGTGGACCGCTTCACCGACTCGATCATGGTGAACAAGGGCAGCATCGGCCCGGACGACGTCGAGGAGTACGCCCGGCACCTGCGCGAACCGGACCATCTGCGGGCCAGCTTCGACTGGTTCCGGGCGTTCGGGCAGGACGTGGCGGACAACGCCGCGTACCGGTCGACGAAGCTGCCGATGCCGGTCCTCGCGGTCGGCGCCCGGGCGAGCCTCGGCGAGCAGGTGGCCGCGCAGGTCCGCGGGTATGCCGACACGGTCACCGGCGAGGTGGTCGAGGACTGCGGCCACTGGCTCTTCGAGGAGCGGCCGGCCGAGCTGGCCGCCCTGCTGCTGCCCTTCCTGCGCGGCTGA